The nucleotide window ccggatatctaaggcgtgctcggcgacctcccttggtatgcccggcatgtccgagggactccacgcgaacatgtcaacgttcgcacggagaaagtcgatgagcacggcctcctatttgcggtcgagggtggtgctgatcTTCAGACCACGGCCGTCGGGGTCGGCGGGatcgacggggacgagcttgacggcctccgcgggttcgaaggtcccggcgcgccgcttggtGTCGGGAACCTCGCTATCAAGCtagtcgagatcggcgatgagggtctcggcctccacgacggcctcggtgtactcgatgcactcgacgtcgcagtcgtatgtatgttcgtacgtggactcgatggtgatgatgccgttggggcctggcatcttgagcttgaggtaggtgtagttggggaccgccatgaacttggcgtagcacgggcgccccaagatggcgtggtaagcccccttgaatccaaccacctcgaaggtaaggacctccttgcggtagttggagggagtgccgaagcagacgggtaagtcgatgcgcccgaggggtcgtgtgcgctttcccggtacgacgccgtggaagggtgcggaaCCACCTCGGAGCCGTgaatggtcgagctccaggagctccagagtgttgacgtaaaggatgttgaggccgttgcctccgtccatgagtactttggtgagccgggtgttgccgatgatcgggtcgacgacaagcgggtactgcccggggtttggaacataattggggtggtcatcccgatcaaaggtgattgcctctcgagaccaatcgaggtaccggggggtggccaccttgaccgagaagacctcccggcattCCCTCTTTTgttggcgcgccgtgaggcatgccgagggtccgccaaagatcatgaaggcgttgtgtacctcggggaacccatcatctttatcgccgtcccttttgctggcgccccttttcctggcttCGTCGTCGtaggggagcccaagcctggcgtagtaacgccggagcatggtgcactcctcgagggcatgcttcaccggaccttgatggtaagggcagggctttttcagcatgtcgtcaaataacccggggccccgggggcctcggggattcctgcgatctatcgcggcgacatggacggcctcgaagacctcctgcttccctgggcgacccttcttctttttcttagggacgcgggcgggcgaggcctcgggggcctcgtccttctgcttccccttggcgtcgttgttggagaagatggccccaaccgcttcttcgcccgaggcgaagttggtggcgatgtcgaggagcatggccgctgtggttggtacgttccggcccaattctcggaccaggtcccggcaggaggtgccagagaggaacgcttggacgatttccgagtcaccgacgcggggcaactcggtgcatttcttggagaagcgccggatgaaatctcgaagagattcgtctggcttctggcggcaacctttgaggtcccaggagttccccgggcgcacataggtgccctggaaattcccgacgaagaccctcaccaagtcgcgccagtcgtggatctgtgcgggaggaaggtgttcgagccaggctcgtgccgagtctgataagaacaaagggaggttgcagatgatgagcaggtcatcctcCGCcccgcctagctaacaagccagacgataatcggccagccatagctcgaggttcgtctcgccgctatacttcatgaggttggcaggttgccagaaccgggctgggaagtgagcgttgcgaatggctctgctaaagacccgagggcccggcagctcgggagaaggactgcggtcctcttcgctgtcgtagcgaccgcctcgatgTGGGCGGTAGCCCCGGGCAGCTCCGTCGCCGCAGCGCCATCgtctgccaactacttcgtggtcgccttgtgcctcgtgctggtccccaggtcgatcgcgcaccgagggggcctcgTTGGCCGccggcgcgcgagcgggctcgggacggaccaAGGCATCTTGGCCCCGGCGAGGTCGCGCCGTGGGTTGCTTCGAAGTGCCTCCGTGCCGGcaggaggcggaactttcggcctgctgtaccgcagcggtctcgaggaggtcacaGAGCTCTtcacggacccgtcgcccctcggtggtggagggctcgggcattgctcggaccaacATCGTGGCCGCGGCGACATTTTGGCTAgcccgattaaagattgggggtggctctcccccctcgttgtcgttgatgcggtgatggacgtcgtggGCCCTCCCCCAGGCCCCTCTGCCCTTACcatgcccttgctgctcctgctcgagagagtcccgaagctgctgcaggaggagtcggtcttgttcgaccttggcttgaagctcgtggagctgctccaggtctgggcgtcgatgccccccgcGGATGGGGTTCTCGTTTCGCGCCACCGGGGCTACGAGACGTGGAGGCGTGGCATCGCCCGCCCTTGCCTAGGGTGGGGGATGGTTGCCTGTCCCTTCGtcttcttcgcccgcccttggcatcccgagcccgacatggaagcactcgcgagatggatcgtaagtcccttcgtcgtcggagtcggaatagccgaggcagtagtcgcttgcggccaagaattggcgcaacgccccggggttgtggagttcggagaaatccaccccgggccatgcctcgtcctcgtccgaggagtcgaagtgtgtgctcaggtcgagagcgaagcgctggcggtgttccgaggggtgctcgtgagcgacagtgtaggcgtaggcataagaggcgacGGCATCccgcaacccaaaggggtatgaggACGGTGCCGcctccatattctgccccgccggggtcgaccCTTCGGGGAATGGTGGAGTAGAACTAGACGACTAGGcgtcgccgcgagccaccggcgattttcctttgtccaggcttaggccagacaggtcccctagccagggaccccataccaacagctggtcataggacgtcggcggggagtggcgtgccgccccgggttcgcgtagcgtcggggtggcattCATTGCgttgtgcctggcgagcgcggcgagagcggctgcccgggcgccgcctgcgtctGGGCCACCGGGGCGTGACCTCATCGTTGgatggtggggctcgaggggcgaggagcaccatgtcgtactcatgccccagagacatgaactctaggctcccgaaccaaactatggtgccaagacgcaatggtcgtatggggtctgccatccgggtcctgctgggacgatgaagctgacacgcagcggcccctacctggcgcgccaactgtcgatgttttggaAATGGGGGTCCCTCTaccgacgagtgaatttgtgctgcgtgcccctaatcccggatggtaatgcgaagagacacaaggtttatgctggttcaggcaatcgaggccctacgtccagtctgagagatcgatcttatgttcTTTGCATcggagtgcttgtagtagggggttacaagctaggtgagagagggagctagccctaggtctcggcgagggtggtgcgggctgcttgaggcgttgttctcaagtagcgtagaagtgtgtcgttCTATCGGTGTGTCCGTCCCCCCCTacgaggcccaagtcctctccttttatagttgaagggagaacgaaggtagtacatgtatcactatgcgatGTAGTGTCAATAGAagtggcacgtccgaaccctATGGCCCGTtctggtggcggcgtggccgtaggagcgatccgtccttggagtactagagcggcgtggttgtcccatcaggtcctgtgcgtcatgggagccccgggaatgtctcggagcggatgtgacggcgaacgtgcaagccctggtggacagattgtgcgcgaggccgaggcctggttggtgccgaggctcacgctgcggtgggggtctcggcgggcacgaaccccgagattgccgaggccccggtgcacagtgccgaggccttgagtggGCGGCGAGTCGcgggtgcagcgttaggacacagtggctggtaacccccGTCACGCTCTGTCCCAGGTGCTGATAGTGGACACAGTGCCGAGACACAGTTgtcggtaacccccgccgtgtcctgtcccagctggtacggcgttgatgcgactttgggttgcatcggccattctgtgacgttgagccgcggtccggcggagattgcgggagtggttgaaagtattaatgagacgtgacgtgctGTCGAGGTGGGGGCCGACAGACCACGGACAAGCCGGCCCcgagcgacacagagaatgaggcctcacgcgagacggagactaggccccttgccgaggcctcctctggggtgcctcgcacgaagcggagttggcgtcgggatgccgagacctcctgctctataaacaggggcggtgtgtccgagccctgtagccggccactgttgtggtatggttgatggagtggccccgtccttgccGTGTAGAAGTGACGCGTcggtcgtacttgatcttgtgcgtcgtggggctccagtacagcttgatgcagggcatggcgggcgtcgtgctggtcatcgtgtgatgacgtcgtagggagctgtggctccgcagacggcgaggccgagccatcgtgggggggttcggcggacatggatcctcaggctgccgagcccctgaagcataccgccgaggccttggggggaattattgatcctaggtgctgattccgaggccacagtatctccGACGTGGctcccacgctgcgttgttctcggagcaggggttggtagcacagtgaggcatgggcgtcaactatgtgctttagtggttagcacagtggcgggtaacttctgcccagtcctgcctcctgtcccatcggccattctgctgtactatgccgagcatgcggccgatgtcaggggcagcagttggctgagttaatgtgacacggcgttttgtcagaggggcgggaggaggaagaggcagcgttgtgctgccgagcctgcctcgcgcgagacggagagtcggcggcccggccgaggcccttggtggggggtcgctcgaggccagcggtgagggggcctcgggcgagtcggaggatcggccgaggccagcggtgtttagctggtttcgactttttCGAAGTCTAAGCGGCCGTTTTTTGATtcgtgcttagggtaccccttctcactgtatccgacACAATGATCATTACGTTCCATATTGCCTTCGTCGTCGAGCCCGTGCGGATGTGCAGTCGGTCAGTAAGTCGTGATGGTTGAGTTGGTAATCCAACCTCTGCAGGCTGCAGGCTTCACGCATACTTGGTTATCGATCACCTGAATACCTGATAACCGTTCGTCGAGTATGCTGCGGAGCTGTGCCGCGCCCTGCGTGAACCATATAGGCGCCCAGCCGCCCACGCCACACATATGTGTACATCTTCATCTCTAATCTCCAAGTCCGCACCCACCCTGCAGTTGCGTCCGTGCCCTCGGCGAGCATGGCACGAAGGTTACTACGCCCGCCGTACAAGCCTCAAGCAGGATCTTCATCACCCGGCGTAATAGTGTCTAGGTTTTCTCTCCTCATCTCCTCTTCCGACTCATCCCCATCTCCTCTTCCGCCTCCTCCCCATGGATTTGCGGGGATTGGATTGAAGCAGACTGGGCAGGAGCCGAGCAAATCGTTGAGTATTTTTTGTGGTTTGGAGGGTTTGGATGTGGTTGTTTGGTTGCGATTTTCCGAGCGGTTTGGTGATGGGGTCTtttctctggtcttgttcttgcAGATCTGTAGAAGGGTGAGGAGGGAGCTGTGGGAATCTATCCGAGGTGAGAATCGCGAAACCGTtggggatttggttggttcttGGGCTGATTTTGTTGGTTCGCCGCCAAATTGCATTCTTCAGACGTGTCTGCGGCTTCTTTTTGTTAATCCCTTGGAGATAGAGAATTGAGGTGGGATTATGAGTAGAACCGTCGCGGAATAGCATGGGCGTCTAGCTGCGTACCGATCGTGATTTGACACCATAACACATCCAGCTAGCATCAATAGTTTTGCCGGGATACATAAGTTATCAACGTACACACTTATTTGGCACCCCTCATAAAAACAACAGCAGTGAGCCTCGTGTACCAAGCGAACGAATTTTGGCTAGTTCCCCCAGCATGGCAGTTCCACCGAGCCAACCCTTGGACTCTCTTGTCCACGTAATGGCGTCTCCTGCCAAAAAATGTGAAAAGCATCTCGTGTCACACTCACACCaagaaaagttccatccttcaagCTAAGCAATGGGCCAATCTAGTGATAATGCACCATTTTCCTCAAGGGAGGAGCGATAATTGATAACGCACGAACAAACAAGCATACCAGTCCTTGAAGCACAAACAATTCAAAGGTTTCATCAGCACCCGAGTTCTTTAATCACATCGAGCTACAAGCAATGGAGCCGCTGATAGCCGGATGGGCCCACACACACATAAAGCCCGCTTTTAAGGTACACAAACTccacttaacaagataacatgtcGTCCACTTCACTttaatttttaattaaatataAACAAAAGAACAAACAAATGGTGTTTTCTCTCCAACACTGACACGAGAACGAAACTACAAGTTGTATAGCGGCACTCAcaccttagtttttttttttaatttacttCGACACGTCGAATATTCCATATGACAAGTAGTTGGCAGCAGTCGTCAAAGATTCTTGCCGGGCCGTTACTGGACCGCGTTGCACATTCCGGGGCGTGTTCGGCACCAAAGCGGCTGGATGGGCTCGGCCCGGACCCCCCTCCCCACCATGCGCTGCCGCCAGTCGATGAGCCGGTCGGTGGCCTCGGCGTACCGCTTCCTCCCCGACGCGTCGCGGTTGCCGGACCAGAGCGCCTCCGCCATGGCCGAGGCTCTCGGCCAGACCCGGCCGTCCAGGACGACCGTGTCGACCTGCTCCGTCCACATCGCCACCTCGCCACCGATCACCAGCTGGGCCTCCTCGGGGGTGAGCCCGTACGCGATGTCGTAGTCGTACACCCGCTGCCACGTCTTGTAGGGCCCGCACCAGGACCCACCGTCGGCTTTGTAGTCGCTGTTGGGGTCGTCGTAGATGCTGTTGTTGCCGACGAAGCCGCCGTGCCCGCAGTCGAGGTAGTAGAAGGAGGCGGAGGAGACGATGGCGCGGTACCCGGCCTGCACGATGAGCTTGGTGTTGTTGGCGCCGTTGTTCCACGACTGCAGgatggtggtggccggcgggaTCAGCGACGCGCTCACGTTCACGGCCGCGTCCAGCAGCACGTCCTCCCAGTACACGGCCGTGCGGTTCTTGGACACCACCAGCGGGTGCACCGCGCTCACGTACCGCTCCAGGAGCTGGCTCAGCGTGCCGCCGCGCTCCATGTCCTCCTGGATCGTGGGGTCCGCGTGCCAGCAACCCGGGGTGACCTCGTCGGCGCCGGCGTGGTAGAAGCCGTCCGGGAACAGGGAGGTCAGGTCGTTCACCACGTTGGTGATCACCTCGTACGTCTTGGGCGCCAGCGGGTTCAGCTGGCCGGCGCCCGGCTCGGCGGCGAGACGGCGGTTCCAGTCGCCGTCGGGCAGCCAGAACTTGCCCGCGCAGGTCACGGCCTCCGGGTACGCGCCGGCCCACGAAGCCGTGTGGCCTAAAAGTAATTGGGCCGTTAAAACCAAAATCTAATGCACTGGAACACGAGAAACTAGCCCGTCGAAAGCAAAGccgacgaagcagaggaaggaAGCTGCAAAACAGAGTGGAGAGTGCTTACCCGGCGAGTCTATCTCCGGCACGACGCGGACGCCGCGGCTCATGGCGAACTCGATGATGCGCTTGACGTCCTTGACGGTGTACTTCATGTCCTCTCCGTAGGCGCCCTTTTCTGCGAGCAACGGCTCGGAGGGCAGCACGATGGGGAACGACTGCGAGTCCGTGATGTGCCAGTGGAACACGTTCATCTTGTTGGCCGCCATGGCGTCGATGGTCCGCAGGATGTCGGACACGGGGAAGTAGGTCCTCCCGGTGTCGAGCATCAGCCCACGGTGCGGGTACAGGGGCCGGTCCTCGACGCGCACACCGGCGGCCACCAGCAGGAGGTcgcggccccggccccggccgcCGGCCCGCCACGACAGCTGCGAGAACGTCTCCAGCCCGCGCATGGCGCCCCACGCGGTGGCCGCGGTCACCGTGGCGGAGCCCGTGGGGAGGATCTCCAGCGTGTAGGACTCGTCCACGCCGTGCTGCAGCGGGGCGGCGAGGTCGGACACGGCCAGGGTCAGCGTCTCCAGCGCGTTCTCCGCGGTGACGTTGACCGCCGGCCGAACGATGGGCCGGTACATCTCCTTGAACAGCAGCTTGGCGTAGCGCTCCGCGGCCGACACGAGGTACGGGTTACCCGACGACGCGACGATGTGGAACGACGGCGACACCGGGGCGGCCGCGTGCGGCTCCGCCCACGACATGGACGTCGGCTTTGGCCAGACATTGACGGGGAACGACGCGCCCGCGGCCGCGCACGTTAGGAGCGTCATCGGCGAGCCGAGCAAGAACAGCAGCCGAAGGAGGAGCGTCGCCATTAGAGCTCTGGATTGACCTGCTCCGCGCTGCAGCTCTTGATTGGTGCGGTCCTCGACGTCAAGGCTCTTcgctatatatatgtattaagtgTGGTATTATCTAATGAGATAATTGCGCGAACCGCATAGTGTTCGCTGCTGCCTCCAAGTGGCTCAAACCAGTGTTCTTGGCACTTTGAGTTCACAAAAAGTGTTCTTGGCACTAGCGTTCGTCGGCCTCTTGTGCCGCTTCTGTCCACAACCTCTTCGTCTCCCCCGGTTGCGTATCATATCTCAAAGCTGGCCTTGGAGCATACGCTTCGCCGTTTAACTTACACGGCCGAGTTTTCTGGCCTAAACATTCGTGTTCAGGCTCCATTTGTCCTGATCAGAACAGAGATCGAGTTGATTTGACGTCTTCGTCGCGTATTCGCATTGCTCTAGAGGAGACGCTGTGGCATACAGTAGCTTCCACGGCGTGAGATTGTTTACAGCATATTGGGCGGGCAGTGGAAGGCCTGCTGAACTTTGTTTTATGGGCTGGGAACTGCCGAACGGAGATATGATGTTACTAGGAACCTATGATCTGCATGTCCTTCTGTACTAGTAATAGAAAAAATGGTGCGTGCCGGCTCGTTAAAAAAAAGATGTGTATTGTTGACTTGGCGAAGCTTCATCGTGTGTGAAAGCGATCATATTTCGTccacagtggcgcgccaggtaggggtatacgtactgctctccaggcgaataagatggtcatcatccccggttccatggctacgccgaacgatcttacgttcaccatcggccggatcacctggaccaccggctccgacgacttcatcgccatgaccccggaggaggtgcgggttcaatctgcgccgaccactgcttcacctgcatcggctacggctccgaccacggtggatctggctccgaccacgccagcgtcgtcttcgaccacgccgacaacccgtcgtccgcttcctcgctacaaaaggaggcagatcgacaacaccgacttgctcgactccatcgatcgggtcggcaccaaacttgccgaaaccttggctctggtaagttcgattcaaagtcaacctaatgagcaggtaactatgacccacaacagatctacccgaccagctcggaccagtcgtcctgcacgactcggtacggatctcgtggtcacatctactcctgaagggcgctccgttcgttgCCGACCAGCCCctgcgatgggtctccggctctccgagtacgaagcctcgatggagaaccaccaggtccagccctacggcctacgcaacttcgtcaacatagtccgaattgaggattatcaagaaggattggtccacacagttcaagagggtggctcaagctccttgtccggcatcgcatctaatgcctccgttcacaccgagctccagcatcatgacgatgaaggcgttgaatacgatctggatatcctagaccatgccccgggattcccgcgattcccatccttcccaccaaggcaaggagacttgatcaatgttgtcagtaatgacgaaccaccgacagtcggcgaaacagaacaagaaaggctagcacgcgaagcacgcaatattgaccggtttaatcgccgacaaatcgaagccgaggcagaagaggaggcccgacgcataaggatccaaccacgcgaccttaacaatgcctttgacagggtgggggacaagcaggtcttcaggactccaagcgccaacgtagctgttgctatgatgacaatgcaatgactacccaacacCCTGGAAACACAGACAGtttgtgatgatatacaagcttacctgacggctgctatggcccagaccgcagagattgtaaatcaagctcgggctccatccgtctcagtcgaatcaa belongs to Miscanthus floridulus cultivar M001 chromosome 4, ASM1932011v1, whole genome shotgun sequence and includes:
- the LOC136552592 gene encoding beta-hexosaminidase 2-like, which gives rise to MATLLLRLLFLLGSPMTLLTCAAAGASFPVNVWPKPTSMSWAEPHAAAPVSPSFHIVASSGNPYLVSAAERYAKLLFKEMYRPIVRPAVNVTAENALETLTLAVSDLAAPLQHGVDESYTLEILPTGSATVTAATAWGAMRGLETFSQLSWRAGGRGRGRDLLLVAAGVRVEDRPLYPHRGLMLDTGRTYFPVSDILRTIDAMAANKMNVFHWHITDSQSFPIVLPSEPLLAEKGAYGEDMKYTVKDVKRIIEFAMSRGVRVVPEIDSPGHTASWAGAYPEAVTCAGKFWLPDGDWNRRLAAEPGAGQLNPLAPKTYEVITNVVNDLTSLFPDGFYHAGADEVTPGCWHADPTIQEDMERGGTLSQLLERYVSAVHPLVVSKNRTAVYWEDVLLDAAVNVSASLIPPATTILQSWNNGANNTKLIVQAGYRAIVSSASFYYLDCGHGGFVGNNSIYDDPNSDYKADGGSWCGPYKTWQRVYDYDIAYGLTPEEAQLVIGGEVAMWTEQVDTVVLDGRVWPRASAMAEALWSGNRDASGRKRYAEATDRLIDWRQRMVGRGVRAEPIQPLWCRTRPGMCNAVQ